The Musa acuminata AAA Group cultivar baxijiao chromosome BXJ2-2, Cavendish_Baxijiao_AAA, whole genome shotgun sequence genome contains the following window.
CATTAgctaataaaattatatagacAACTCAAGGTTCTTCCTCTCATGTGAATCTCTTGTGACAAGCAACTCACTTTTCTTCAAACATATACTTGACCATATCAACATCGAATAGATACTCCTTTCTGTCTGAAACTCATTTTATTGTGTTTTAAAACCTTTTTATTGTCTTCTTCTCTCTAAATTTCTATTAGCCAACAAGTAAACAATCATGTGGTTGATCTTGCCAACTCAATATCAATGTATCAGAAATATTCTCATTTAATAACTTAATTCAAAAGAGTCTTTCTTGCTTGAACATATTCAGACTGGAGAGTAGGTACCGACTAAAAAGTTTTTTCAGTTGGCTTTATCACAATGTTGTGTCAATCTGTTGGATCCTCAAACCCTTCTTGAATTTTCGGTTGCATTCCATAGTAAATCCTAATTAGATAGGACAATATTTGAATAAAAAGAATATACAGATATCCTTCAGTTAGTCTATCCCATATGTTTCTATAATATCAGAAAATGCCCGAGTCTTGTATATAAACACAATGGTGTATTGCTTCCTCAAAAGGTTTTTCtcttaattaataaattttactAAATTAGTAGTTACCCACCCAAAGCAATCTATTACTGTTTGAACAATTCCATGCTTCAATAATAATACTCAGTTGCATTTCCAGAAAAGTTTTCTTTTCCATACCAATTCTTATTTTATATGATTCTATAGTTTACAGCTCTATGGCTAACCACATGACTTTCACCAAATAATTGATGAATAGTCGAAGATATAGGTAAAATAGATAGATTAGTAATTCTCATaataaaagctttcaagtttcagCATTTTGGATCTATGGGTCAACAGGAAGAGAAGTTTAAAGAAGATTCACTCATAAATAATAGTTACAGTGGAGAGGGGAAGTTGACTCATACCTGTGGGAGAAGGGAGCCCATCAAAGCTGAGCAAAGTGCAAGAACAGCACCAGATGTGATAACATACCTATTAGTATTCAAGATAAACAAAGACCTAAgagaaggaacaaggattctagtaCAGAATAACTGCATATAGAATTATTGAAATGCAGATACAAGTATACAACTACTACTTACACTGCCCACTGCATATCATTCCTTGCAAACACAGATGCGATTGGGGTGTCGGGGTCCATGGCAAAATACGGCACCAAACCAACAATGACAACAGAAACCATCATATAGAGTAAGCAACATATGGACACTGAAGTTGCTATTCCCAATGGCAAATCTCTTCGAGGGTTCTTAACCTGCAAAAATTTAAATGCTTAGCACAAGAAAAGAAACTAATCAAGAGAGAAGCCAAATAATAACTCTATCATTTTCAGTTTATAGAATATAGTCACGAAAGGAACTTTTGGACATCATAATGTAAATCTCATATAAGCAACAGCTAGTCACCTAGTGCATTGATGAGCactagaagcaaaaaaaaaaaaaaaaacttacttcCTCAGCAGTGCTGGCAACAGAATCAAAACCTATGTACGAAAAGAAGACAGTTGCTGAACCAGCAAGCACTCCATTTACTCCATAAGGAAAATATCTGaagttgagaaacaaaatgagcgaGTTACAAGAATCAACTAAATTCCTGCATGAGATGTTTAAGTCTGATTACCCGTCATTAACAGTATATCCAACCCATCCAGTCTGAAAGCCAATATACCCACCAGCAATAATGACAAATAACAACACACAGACATTTGCAGCTGTGACAATTGCTTGTACAAATGAGCTCTGTGAGGCAAATCACCCAAGGTTATTATCCTAACATACTCGATAACAGGGATGGCCAGAAAACAGGAAGCAGCATACCTTCTTAATTCCCAAGCATAGTAATCCAATAACAATCAAAACAAGAACTGCAGCACATGGATCAACAACAATATCAGTGCCTGGAATGTGAGCACGTGCTAAAAATGAAGGCAGACTATCTTGTCCTCCGAAAAACAAGGcctgaaaatatttttaagaaaaaccGCATCAAGAAAACAAGTGTTAATTTACTCTCACTGCTCGTAAAACTTGAATCAATTATGGTGTTTCACTAATGTTGTGATTATTCTAATTAAACAGTATATGCATACAACAAAACATGGAAAAATTGCACTATTACCAACCAATGGTGTTACACTAATGTTGTGAGGATTCTAATTAACAGTTCATTCCTTGAGAAACATATGCAATAGGTTAAGAAAAAGGTGCAACCAATGGACTCCCAAAATCAAACATTACCTCTCATCCCTACAAATATCAGCACACATTGTTGACCATTAAGAAAGATTGAATATTTTATCTAACCCTAATTCTAGAAAGAATTCCATATGAGGAATTGCATACCTTGTTCCGACTATTACTTTGTTATACTTGTGCTATCTGAACATTACTTCGTTGTACCCATCATGAATTAAGATATTCCAGAGGATATGCAACTTATCAGGGAATAAGATATCTAAGTAGATTTTGCAAGTATCTTGGTTTCAgttatttgaaagaaaagaaagaaatgacAACAAATTTTGTGAAGTGAATCCTCACTGATGAgtgcaagtacaaaatatttagcCATTTTAACACCAGCTGGTCATTGCTAGTATCATTCCAAACATCTTTGCATCAGAATGTGTTAGCTTCAGAATATAAAATATGCCAATATTGTTCCAAGACATGAGTGCATCAGATATACAAGCTCATGTGTGATACGTTACAAAGTCATAATGAACATGCCTAATATAAATACATTATGGTGCTTATTGTATATAAGTGAGGGATTGACTTAAGTGAAAGATGAGTGAAATAATAAAGTTTTACTTACCAAATTTGGGGATATGCCACGTGCAACAGCTGCTCCACCAATCGTATATTCCAGAATAAGAGCCCAACCAATCAACCAAGCAACACTGACAATAAGATTAACAAAGAGTCAGAATACCCAGAAGCCTATTGGTACTGGCACAATTAATTGATGCCATCATTCTATTCATAACAATATTTGTTTTCAGTCACTAGTATACTTTACACTCTCTGAACTGCTGAAGGTAAATATTATCAGATATAGTTTGCCTTTTTGAGATTAATCTTTAATTGACTTatctaatatcataaataaaaaaaatgcaagCTGATTCTTTTATAAACTAAAAAATTTACCCTTCCCCAACACAGATGTATGAATAGTGATAGGCACTCCCTGCAGAAGGGCAGCGACTCGCAAGCTCCGCATAGCAGAAAGCAGAAAGAGCAGCTGCTATCCCAGCTATCAGAAAAGAAATGGCCAAAGCTGGTCCAGCATGTTCTCTGGCAACAGTTCCAACAAGAACATAGACTCCAGCACCTATTGTCGCACCAACACCTGGAACACAGGAACTGAATTTTTTTAAGAGACATTACCTAACATTATAAAGTCAGGCTTGAAAATTTTACACGAGCATGGAAGCATGGAAAGCAAGTTACAAACTACTAACCTTGGAATACTAAAAGCTGAGCATAATCATTTTCTAGCACTCAGTGGTCACAACAAAATCAAATTCTTCAATGTTCTAATATTTCAAGACGATTATAGGGATCTTCATGTGACTTCATTAGTCTGAGGAAGAATGTTCATTCTCTCTTCATGGATGGACAACCAATAAGACAAGACCGAAAAATACAGAACAACAGATTATATGAGTACTGGCACCAAAAGGAATAGGAATTGATACTGAAAGCATAAGACTACTAAAGAGTCAGTGCACCGTGCCAAAACCTAGCAAAATCAATTCCCTTTCTCGAAGAGCGAACAAAAAGGACAGAAATCACACACAAGGGGAAAAATGCCTGTCTCTACGAATGCACTGACTGCTGTAGAaatcacctttttttttctttcctccttaATTCTAATCCAATCGTCAATTAATTGACAGGGCAAAATGGAAACAAGGCAACACGACTGGATAACATCTTGGTTCAGAACTACAAGATGATAATAATAACGATTTACGAGGCAATCGACGATACCAATCGCAACGAGCTCGGGTACTGACAACGCCTTGGCGAGCTGGTAATACCCTCCGCGGTTCCTGACCCGATCCGAATCCACCTGCTTCCTCCTCGTCAGGAACCGGAACCGCGCCCCAGCTCCCCCTCCCTCCTTCCCGCTCCCCCCTTCGAATCCCATCACCGCAAATAACGCACCGAACCCCGAAAAGATGCAAAATTTATCCGCAGATTAGGCGGCAGAGCTCGCTCGATGTCGAATTCCTCGAAAAGATAGGAAAGTTATCCCTTCTtgcagagaggagagaggagagaggagagagggcaGAGAGGAGGAGAAGTGGGAGAAGAAAACGACTTCTTCTCCCTTTTGTTATTTgctattcctcctcctcctccttccctcctcCTTCGTGCTATGACCAGgcgctctctctccctctctctccggCCTTTTACTCCTCGATAGACAGCCTCTTCCTACGGGCCGAGACCAGAATGAGAGAATATGATTAGGAGAGAGATCCTCTCCAATCCTACTTTTAATAAAACCAACTACGCACATCTATACCGTTCAATCTGTCGGTCTACAAATATCTCGAAATCTGACCGTTCAATGGTGCCAGATCTGTGATTGTCAGTGGAGAGGATCCCACCACCGGTTAAAGAAAATGACCCGGTTGGATGATACGAGATGGAAGTACATCTTCTACCCGCCTTAACTTTACCCCTAGAGGTACCCAGGGATTATAACTAGAAGACCACGTGGGTCCCGGTCTCAAGTCCAATTGCCTCAGGGTAGCCCGAAGCGGGTGACTCGACATGCGAACTTACCACGTTAAAAACTTGTGTGGGAAGGACACTGAAGAAGATTCCAGAATCAATCTTGAGGCTTTAACTAAAATTTCTAACAGCATTAACATCAACACGTGTCAAGCAATTTAATTGGTGGAGATAGTTGACATTTGACCTTCTCGGTCAACGTACTCGCCACCAGCGCacataacatatttgattttaAGGAACATTTGAATCTCGATATTTTTACGTAATTATGGAATGATggagattagagagagagagagagatagagaggtgGCTTTTGGCATTATGTGCATGCGAAGAATGAAGGAGATAATGGTTGATGTCACAAGCAGCATCCATTATAATATATAAAGAACAGAGAAATCATGAAACGcaaccatgagagagagagagagagagagagagagagagagagagagaggtggcttTTGGCATTATGTGCATGCGAAGAATGAAGGAGATAATGGTTGATGTCACAAGCAGCATCCATTATAATATATAAAGAACAGAGAAATCATGAAATCAACCATGATTGATCGATACCTGCAACTTGCAGCCGTGTTCTCCGCACACACTTCAAGACAATTGGCAGCTCATCAATGGGCTGTGTGGCTGCTGTTTCTCATGTGACCGGAAACGTGGAGTGAAAGCTTTTGTTTGTGACCTTCAATGGAGATGAAGCTTCTGGTGTTCATGGAGGAGGAGGAACCACAGATCCCAATTCTTCAGACTTCTGAAAGCACAAAGAAGAACACTTGGAACTTCACAGTTCAGATGTGCAGTTCCAATGATTTTTCCCTTTTATTTTTGATAGTTTATTATCTCTTCATTCATATATTTTGGAcaatttatctaaaaaaaaaaaaaaccaaagagtGCTTCATATGAATTTGCAGTGGGCATGTTCTCAAGATCAGAGGTCAAGTTTTAGCAAGAGTTCTTTTCTCCAATTCAGCTTGAGATGATATGATTCCTCATCTAACTTTTTGCTCCAGTAGTAGACAAGCTAAATGTGAGCATCAGGAAATATCTCAACATGAGATCTGAAAGTGATTTCCACTTTGGCACATCCACAGCATTGGTTGCTGTGATTTCCAGATAAGGGTTCAATAAATATTCAGTGTGCCAGTATGATGGAAATCTATAATAGTATGGGATAGGTTCATTTTCATCCAACTCAATACAGTAAAAAGTGCCATGAATTCTCCATTTTccatagttgtttgatttgtcctGTTTGAGATTAgagaaatgaagaaaaaaatgttAGCAGATATGATTTGAGACAATTCTAAACCTAACCAAAACATTCACAGAACACACAGGAAAGCTGGCTGTGTTGTGTTCTTAAAAATCTTATAGAAATTTTTACTCAGAAAAATCAGATGGCAAAAAACACCTTTCAATTTATGGTCACAATTAGCTACCTTGGAAACAAACATGACACAATTATTTCTCTGTTCTCATCCTTGTCCCATATAATGTGGCCAAGCTTGATGACCATGGCAAGAACCATCATTATTATCATCCTTTTGATATTCCAGATCCAGGTAGAATTTAAAAAGAAGCATGAATTGTTTCAACCCGAGTGATGTATGCTGAAGCCGGATCTGAGATACTGTCACATAGGAAGAAGATATCATAAGAAGACAACCCAATGCACACAGCTCTTGCCAATGCAAAGTCATGTAAGACATCATGGATGTTCTTAGCCATTGCCCATGTTTGAATTTTTATAATAACATGGGGCCATGTCGAAAAGGAAGAAGAATATTCCTAGGGTAAATACAAATTGAGGATAGACATGAAATCTGATATTCATCTTGCAGGATTTCTTTCTCTGGTGAAGTTAGATTCGAACTTCAGGTTGAGACAATAAAAATATTGAAGACCCCATCTAATGGTGATTGATGGATAGGTATCTTCATAACACTCATCGGTTTTGTCCAGACCGACACATTTACAGGCTTCAATCCTTGATCCTAGCTGCTTGGGAATGAGAAGCCGATCAACCTatacaaagaaaatatttatcaaatcattaaCAACAGCAAGTTGTGAAGAAATTTCTGAATGGCAAATACCGAAATGACAACTTTTGGATCCCAGAAAATTCATCCGTCTGTTTGATCAATTGAAGACTTTATGATCAACAGATAACTAAAGTATGTGCAAAGCAAAACAAAGCAAATATAGGCAACAGAGTGATATCAAAACTTGGAAGCGTCAGTCTCTGGAAGAATATGCTATCTCACTTCACTTGTAGTTTAAACCATACAAAGCAACAATTTTATCGAATGTGCAGTATGGGAGGGATTTAATTAGGGGACATTGCATCACGGTCATGTACTCATCAGGTTTAAATTACACAAGCCTTTCGTACTAGTCTATTTGGAAGAGAGGAAACACTTAAAGAGTTCCAAAGTTCATGTTAAATGATACATCAACATAAAAGAGGCAGCAACTTCATATGGCAATTAACTGAATTGAACAGTCACAaaattcatgtcatgattttcacttACTATCATGTTATATTTCGTGTTCCTAATTCAGTATGATTGGTGATTGAGGCGGCTGGGAAGGTGAAAGTGATGATTCCTCACTCCTTTGAGAGTCTCCCCTCCAAGATTCTTGGACCTGAGCAGCAAATTGTAAGTTCCAAAGCACATCCTCAACTGAAGGTCTCTGTGTTGGTTCCTCTGAAAGGCATCGTAAGCAGATCTCCATGACAACCTTCAGTGATTCATCACAGCATTGCCTGCTTATGACGGGATCCACAATGCTTCTCCTCGCAGTTCCATCAGCTACAATGTTTTCTTGTAACTACAAAAATAAAACTCAAGGTGAATACTGAAGCATGCAG
Protein-coding sequences here:
- the LOC135605808 gene encoding cationic amino acid transporter 2, vacuolar-like, with amino-acid sequence MGFEGGSGKEGGGAGARFRFLTRRKQVDSDRVRNRGGYYQLAKALSVPELVAIGVGATIGAGVYVLVGTVAREHAGPALAISFLIAGIAAALSAFCYAELASRCPSAGSAYHYSYICVGEGVAWLIGWALILEYTIGGAAVARGISPNLALFFGGQDSLPSFLARAHIPGTDIVVDPCAAVLVLIVIGLLCLGIKKSSFVQAIVTAANVCVLLFVIIAGGYIGFQTGWVGYTVNDGYFPYGVNGVLAGSATVFFSYIGFDSVASTAEEVKNPRRDLPLGIATSVSICCLLYMMVSVVIVGLVPYFAMDPDTPIASVFARNDMQWAVYVITSGAVLALCSALMGSLLPQPRILMAMARDGLLPSFFSDVNKRTQVPVKSTILTGIFAASLAFFMDVSQLAGMVSVGTLLAFTIVAVSILILRYVPPDEVPLPSSLRESIESVSFRYSVRQNNAEKTDPIGIKNSDQNQRDVSSQAIIKESVEYPLMVKDNNQDDSNEQTRRRKAAWSITSICVGVVFVTTAASYSFLPVFVRYLACSIGGLLVLGGLVVLSWIDQDDGRHKFGHAGGFICPFVPFLPVCCILVNAYLLVNLGAGTWLRVSSWLLVGVLVYLFYGRSHSSLTDVVYVPAAHVDEIYKTSENVV